The Thunnus maccoyii unplaced genomic scaffold, fThuMac1.1, whole genome shotgun sequence genome has a segment encoding these proteins:
- the LOC121893576 gene encoding uncharacterized protein LOC121893576, producing the protein MVEESEGSAKDKRRKIMESLKGPALEVIKAVRLSNPDIAPDKCLEALENAFGLAESGDDLYFTFRMQQQQPGEKLSDFLRRLERCLSKVVQRGGLTPLAMDGARLEQLLRGAVNADLMLIQLRLRERRANPPTFLELLKEIRSEEEYESSLAKLNHSVYTVHTKLQEENKHSEIQSLRAEIKEVKSMFAALSTRDKETQNENFQTKVRNVPETNADPEVIALRKQLKQLQQKVNSRLPQSSTPSPTVMTVNTQNRQGAETEERFCYRCGENGHMAGKCKNPENQSKVIQRLIQALKKAKTHSTQPTTDVPSPKTDCTVRRSVVDQLAPTGILEGLIGPPSLEPLKVNGHLCDALLDSGSRVSIIFESWYRRHLADTPIRPVSDLNIWGLSDSDYPYLGYVAVDLEFPKKVAGTPTALSALALICPDPPGPDQTPVILGTNTKANLSKRLAQLRDDRVEGTVAHAFGIQNTFPETVKEKAIDLSNEEDDKIGCVKLEGRSSLVLPAGGSIKVVCKVVLGKSLPDDILIVEASSTATLPSGVKLQPMAIPSNAVDINRLTVVVHNESQKEVTIPAGAVLGHLCVADVVTTVPKQKPETEDAFDVRMIDFGESPVPETWKARLRQKLSERADVFSLHELDVGLAKEVEHTIRLSDSRPFRERSRRIAPADIDDVRRHIQKLLAAGIIKESRSPYASPIVVVRKKNGDVRMCIDYRTLNSRTVPDQYTTPRIDEALDCLSGSKWFSVIDLRSGYYQIAMKEEDKEKTAFICPLGFYQFERMPQGITGAPATFQRLMEKAVGDMNMLQVIVYLDDLIIFGKTLAEHEERLLKVLDRLREVGLKISLDKCQFCQTKVKYVGHIVTAEGVAADPAKIEAVTTWPQPYNLKTLRSFLGFCGYYRRFIHNYSSIVRPLTDLTKGYGPPQRSKKPVKGKRDVYLDEKELFGDRWDESCTEAFEKNQTVFDKRPCARLCRS; encoded by the coding sequence ATGGTTGAAGAGAGTGAGGGTTCTGCTAAAGACAAGAGGAGAAAGATAATGGAGAGTTTAAAGGGGCCAGCTCTGGAAGTGATAAAAGCAGTGCGTCTCTCCAATCCTGACATTGCCCCTGACAAGTGCCTGGAGGCTCTGGAAAACGCCTTTGGATTAGCAGAGTCTGGAGACGATTTGTATTTCACATTcagaatgcagcagcagcaacctgGTGAGAAGCTATCTGATTTCCTCAGGAGATTAGAACGTTGCCTGTCCAAAGTGGTACAAAGAGGTGGTCTCACTCCCCTAGCCATGGATGGTGCACGGCTTGAGCAGCTTCTGAGGGGTGCAGTTAATGCTGATCTGATGTTAATCCAACTGCGACTGAGGGAGAGAAGAGCTAATCCCCCAACTTTCCTTGAGCTCCTGAAAGAAATTCGTTCAGAAGAAGAATATGAATCTTCTCTAGCAAAGCTGAACCATTCAGTGTATACAGTTCACACCAAGCttcaagaagaaaacaaacactcagaGATACAGAGTTTGAGAGCTGAAATTAAAGAAGTGAAATCAATGTTTGCTGCGCTCTCTACACgggacaaagagacacaaaatgagAACTTTCAAACTAAAGTGAGAAATGTCCCAGAGACTAATGCTGATCCAGAAGTGATAGCTCTGAGGAAACAACTGAAACAGTTACAACAAAAGGTGAACTCCAGATTACCTCAATCGTCTACACCTTCTCCCACAGTGATGACTGTAAACACTCAAAACAGACAAGGGGCTGAGACAGAAGAGCGTTTCTGCTATCGCTGTGGCGAAAATGGACACATGGCAGGGAAGTGCAAAAACCCTGAGAACCAAAGCAAAGTGATCCAAAGACTCATTCAAGCTCTCAAAAAGGCTAAGACCCATAGCACTCAACCTACTACTGATGTCCCCTCACCCAAAACTGACTGCACTGTGAGGAGGAGTGTAGTAGATCAGCTTGCCCCAACAGGCATACTAGAGGGTCTAATAGGGCCACCATCTTTGGAGCCTCTGAAAGTTAATGGACATTTGTGTGATGCATTACTCGACAGTGGCTCAAGAGTTAGCATCATCTTTGAATCCTGGTACAGGAGACATCTTGCTGATACTCCTATTCGCCCAGTAAGTGACCTTAACATTTGGGGTTTAAGTGACTCTGATTACCCTTATCTTGGCTACGTGGCAGTGGACCTAGAGTTTCCCAAAAAGGTAGCGGGTACCCCAACAGCCCTGTCAGCCCTGGCTCTCATTTGCCCTGATCCACCTGGTCCTGATCAGACACCTGTGATCCTCGGGACAAATACCAAGGCTAACCTATCCAAGCGGCTAGCCCAGCTGCGTGACGATAGAGTTGAAGGCACTGTAGCCCACGCCTTTGGCATACAGAACACTTTCCcagaaacagtgaaagaaaaagccATTGACTTGTCAAATGAAGAGGATGACAAAATAGGTTGTGTAAAGTTGGAGGGTCGAAGCTCACTTGTCCTACCTGCAGGTGGCAGCATTAAAGTAGTCTGCAAAGTGGTGCTTGGAAAGTCCCTGCCAGATGACATCTTGATAGTAGAGGCCTCCAGTACAGCTACTCTCCCATCAGGCGTCAAGCTCCAACCTATGGCAATACCCAGTAATGCTGTGGACATTAACCGGCTGACAGTTGTGGTTCATAATGAGTCGCAGAAAGAAGTGACCATTCCTGCCGGTGCTGTCCTGGGTCACCTGTGTGTAGCTGATGTGGTTACCACAGTGCCAAAACAAAAGCCAGAGACTGAGGATGCTTTTGATGTCAGAATGATCGACTTTGGTGAGTCACCTGTCCCCGAAACATGGAAAGCAAGGCTCAGACAAAAACTGTCTGAAAGAGCAGATGTATTCTCTCTTCATGAACTAGATGTGGGACTCGCCAAAGAAGTGGAGCACACGATCCGCTTATCTGATTCACGACCCTTTCGTGAACGCTCCAGACGCATCGCCCCTGCGGATATTGACGACGTGAGGCGTCATATTCAAAAGCTACTAGCTGCAGGCATCATTAAAGAGTCCAGAAGTCCATATGCATCGCCCATAGTGGTTGTGAGGAAAAAGAATGGGGATGTAAGGATGTGCATTGACTACCGCACACTAAACAGCCGCACTGTACCAGATCAATACACTACCCCACGCATCGATGAGGCTCTTGACTGCCTGTCGGGTAGTAAATGGTTCTCAGTGATCGACTTAAGAAGTGGTTACTATCAAATAGCCATGAAAGAAGAGGACAAAGAAAAGACTGCCTTTATCTGCCCTCTCGGGTTCTACCAATTTGAGAGGATGCCTCAAGGCATAACTGGAGCTCCTGCAACCTTCCAGCGCCTCATGGAGAAAGCAGTTGGAGACATGAACATGCTCCAAGTAATAGTCTATCTGGATGATCTGATCATATTCGGAAAGACCCTGGCAGAACATGAAGAGAGACTCTTAAAGGTGCTGGACAGACTCAGAGAAGTAGGGCTCAAGATTTCACTTGACAAATGTCAGTTTTGCCAAACAAAGGTCAAGTATGTGGGTCATATTGTGACTGCTGAGGGTGTTGCTGCTGACCCTGCAAAAATCGAAGCTGTGACCACTTGGCCCCAACCTTACAATCTCAAGACCCTACGATCCTTTTTGGGTTTTTGTGGTTATTATAGACGATTTATCCACAACTACTCCTCCATCGTCCGCCCTTTGACTGACCTCACTAAAGGTTATGGCCCCCCTCAGCGTAGCAAAAAGCCAGTAAAAGGGAAGAGAGATGTTTATTTGGATGAGAAGGAGCTGTTTGGAGACAGGTGGGACGAGTCATGCACTGAAGcctttgaaaaaaatcaaacagtgTTTGACAAACGCCCCTGTGCTCGCCTTTGCAGATCCTGA